From Salvia splendens isolate huo1 chromosome 16, SspV2, whole genome shotgun sequence, a single genomic window includes:
- the LOC121770214 gene encoding zinc finger MYM-type protein 1-like, with the protein MDRYFKKLSSVDSLSVEPSLLQPQELSNEDKSKVDLENLPSDPGERPDIMSYPPNLIEQVRRAYLLKGPCQPRNHDFRPTVDGNRKRKFVSHWFDEFKDWLEYSVTKEAAFCLYCYLFSRLHGNGEDAFVSGGFKVWRKKERLRDHVGNHKSAHNRCRLACEDLMNQAQHIEVSLANQSTQSKLDYRLRLNATIISLRYLIMQGLPFRGHDESEESLNQGNFLEFLKVISSCNEEIASVVLKNAPDNLKLTSPDIQRDIINAFAVETTKVIVHDMRSEFFSILVDECRDVSVKEQMGVVVRYVDKNGCVIERFLGVVHVSDTTTTSLEKALDYLLSTYDLSISSLRGQGYDGASNMRGEFNGLKSLILKRNSSAYYVHCFAHQLQLTIVVVAKKHKIVGSFYNSISRLCNNVGGSCKRRDILREKQRENIIKEITSDEISTGRGLNQEMSLKRPGDTRWSSHYDTLVNLIHLYSSIVDVLEYVGENGHDDSIRAEADDVLEIINSFEFVFVLHLMKQILGITHELSQVLQKKDQDIVNAMNLVKVAKSRLQIMREKDWDVLLADVSKFCSKYELDVLDMEDEFVARKKGRRRAEKIKNLHYYRVELFCSVIDLQAQELNQRFDEVNTDLVLCMSCFDPRDLFSAFDLEKLLLLARYYPSEFSEVALSELKSQLENFIFDVRIDEKFSQISGISGLAQKMVSTRKHEVFPMVYSLVKLSLILPVATVSVERAFSAMKIIKTSLPVSEDEE; encoded by the exons ATGGATCGTTATTTCAAGAAACTTTCTTCCGTTGATTCTTTATCAGTTGAACCTTCACTTCTTCAACCTCAAGAATTATCGAATGAAGATAAAAGTaaggttgatttagagaatcttCCAAGTGATCCAGGAGAACGACCTGATATAATGAGTTATCCACCAAATTTAATAGAACAAGTTCGCAGAGCTTACTTACTTAAAGGTCCATGTCAACCACGTAATCATGATTTTCGTCCTACAGTAGAtggaaatcgaaaacgtaaattTGTCTCACATTGGTTTGATGAATTTAAGGATTGGTTGGAATATAGTGTTACAAAGGAAGCAGctttttgtttatattgctATCTTTTTTCAAGACTCCACGGAAATGGAGAAGATGCTTTTGTATCAGGGGGATTTAAGGTCTGGCGCAAGAAAGAAAGATTAAGAGATCATGTTGGAAACCATAAAAGTGCTCATAACAGGTGCAGATTAGCATGTGAGGATTTGATGAATCAAGCCCAACACATTGAGGTCTCTTTGGCAAACCAGTCAACACAGTCTAAGCTTGACTACCGCCTGCGATTAAATGCAACGATTATTTCTCTTCGTTATCTTATAATGCAAGGATTGCCTTTCCGCGGTCATGATGAGTCAGAAGAATCATTAAATCAAGGTAATTTTCTTGAGTTCTTGAAAGTTATTTCTTCTTGCAATGAAGAGATAGCTAGTGTTGTGCTAAAAAATGCTCCAGACAATCTCAAACTTACATCACCAGATATTCAGAGAGATATTATAAATGCATTTGCTGTTGAGACAACGAAAGTTATTGTACATGATATGAGAAGTGAATTTTTCTCCATATTAGTTGATGAGTGTCGAGATGTATCTGTCAAAGAGCAAATGGGTGTTGTGGTGCGATATGTGGACAAGAATGGATGTGTTATAGAACGTTTTCTTGGTGTTGTTCATGTTAGTGATACAACTACAACCTCACTTGAGAAAGCACTTGATTATTTGTTATCTACTTATGATTTAAGTATATCTAGTTTGAGAGGTCAAGGATATGATGGCGCAAGCAACATGAGAGGAGAATTCAATGGGTTGAAGAGTTTGATACTCAAGAGAAATTCCAGTGCTTATTATGTACATTGCTTTGCTCATCAGCTTCAGCTCACGATTGTTGTTGTTgctaaaaaacataaaattgtcGGATCTTTTTATAATTCTATCTCTCGTTTGTGTAATAATGTTGGAGGTTCTTGTAAGCGCAGAGATATACTTCGGGAGAAACAGAGAGAGAATATTATTAAAGAGATTACAAGTGATGAAATAAGCACAGGAAGAGGACTAAATCAAGAAATGTCATTGAAGCGACCTGGAGATACTCGTTGGAGTTCACATTACGATACTCTTGTCAACTTGATACATTTATATTCTTCTATTGTTGATGTTCTTGAGTATGTTGGGGAGAATGGTCATGACGATTCAATAAGGGCTGAAGCTGATGATGTGCtagaaattataaatagttttgAGTTTGTCTTTGTGTTACATCTTATGAAGCAAATCTTGGGAATCACACATGAACTCTCCCAAGTGCTACAAAAGAAAGATCAAGACATTGTTAATGCGATGAATCTTGTCAAGGTAGCAAAATCACGTCTGCAAATAATGAGGGAAAAAGATTGGGATGTATTGCTTGCTGATGTTTCTAAGTTTTGTAGCAAATATGAACTGGATGTGCTTGACATGGAAGATGAGTTTGTAGCTCGAAAAAAAGGAAGACGTAGAGCTGAGAAAATAAAGAATCTCCACTATTATCGAGTTGAGCTCTTTTGTTCTGTTATTGACTTGCAAGCTCAAGAGTTGAATCAACGTTTTGATGAAGTCAACACAGACTTAGTTTTATGCATGTCATGTTTTGATCCTAGGgatttattttctgcatttgattTGGAGAAGCTGCTTCTTCTTGCACGGTATTATCCTTCTGAATTTTCTGAAGTTGCTTTGTCCGAGCTTAAAAGTCAACTTGAGAACTTTATTTTCGATGTGCGCATAGATGAAAAGTTTTCACAAATATCAGGAATCAGTGGTCTTGCTCAAAAGATGGTTTCTACAAGGAAACATGAAGTTTTTCCAATGGTTTATTCATTAGTTAAGTTGTCATTGATCTTACCAGTTGCCACTGTATCAGTAGAAAGAGCCTTTTCAGCAATGAAGATCATCAAGACTTCTCTAC CGgtttcagaagatgaagaatag